The Pseudoalteromonas sp. UG3-2 genome contains a region encoding:
- a CDS encoding iron-containing alcohol dehydrogenase produces MLNFTFKNQTEILFGKGQISEISSRLPQNAKVLLLYGGGSIKKNGVYDQAMTALADVEVIEFGGVEPNPTYETLMQAVTSAKDNGVNFILAVGGGSVIDGAKFVASAYNFAGEPWDILVNEAEFSDPLPIGAVLTLPATGSESNGNSVVTKKETAQKRAFSSETVQPQFAVLDPEYTYSLPEKQISNGVVDAFVHVIEQYLTYPVNAPLQDRFAEGILQTLIVEGPKALAEPENYDVRANVMWSATMALNGLIGKGVPQDWSTHMIGHELTALYNLDHAQTLAIVLPALMYVQKEQKAKKIVQLGERVFDLSLADQAEQIDKTIKAVQDFFESMAVKTRLADYDLGEQAIVEVVANLEKNGLTALGEHGDIDLAKVKEILALAR; encoded by the coding sequence ATGCTCAATTTTACATTTAAAAACCAAACCGAAATTTTATTTGGTAAGGGTCAAATCAGCGAGATCTCATCACGCTTACCGCAAAACGCAAAAGTGCTATTACTTTACGGTGGTGGTTCTATTAAAAAGAACGGCGTTTACGACCAAGCGATGACGGCATTGGCGGACGTAGAAGTGATTGAATTTGGCGGAGTTGAACCAAATCCAACCTACGAAACACTGATGCAAGCTGTCACAAGTGCTAAAGACAATGGCGTGAACTTTATTTTAGCAGTGGGCGGTGGCAGCGTTATTGATGGCGCCAAGTTTGTTGCGTCTGCCTATAACTTTGCCGGCGAACCTTGGGATATTTTGGTCAACGAGGCTGAGTTCAGCGATCCTCTGCCAATTGGTGCGGTGTTAACGCTTCCTGCGACAGGCTCTGAAAGTAACGGTAACTCAGTAGTCACCAAGAAAGAAACAGCGCAAAAGCGCGCCTTTTCTAGCGAGACGGTACAGCCACAGTTTGCAGTCCTCGACCCTGAATACACATACTCATTACCAGAAAAACAAATTAGTAATGGGGTGGTTGATGCGTTTGTTCATGTGATTGAACAGTACTTAACCTATCCCGTGAATGCGCCCCTACAAGATAGATTTGCCGAGGGTATCTTGCAAACCTTGATCGTAGAAGGGCCAAAAGCGTTAGCCGAGCCAGAAAACTACGATGTGCGAGCCAATGTCATGTGGTCAGCCACGATGGCTCTTAATGGCTTAATTGGTAAAGGCGTACCACAAGATTGGTCTACGCATATGATTGGTCATGAGCTCACTGCTTTGTATAACCTTGACCACGCGCAAACGCTCGCCATTGTTTTGCCCGCGCTGATGTATGTGCAAAAAGAGCAAAAAGCTAAGAAAATCGTCCAGCTTGGTGAGCGCGTATTTGACTTAAGCCTGGCTGATCAAGCCGAGCAAATCGATAAAACGATTAAAGCAGTACAGGACTTCTTTGAGTCCATGGCAGTGAAAACTCGTTTAGCGGATTATGACCTCGGTGAGCAAGCCATTGTTGAAGTGGTGGCAAACCTTGAAAAGAATGGCTTAACGGCCTTAGGTGAGCATGGCGACATCGACTTGGCAAAAGTAAAAGAAATTCTTGCTTTAGCACGTTAA
- a CDS encoding LysR family transcriptional regulator, giving the protein MSHLTQLKTFVEVYRSKNITKAAANLGMSQPAVTSHIQTMESVVGKPLFERQARGVKPTATAHDLALQVSSHIDILEQKVASIRARSNAVFGTLNIAGPAEYLSLVSGPQIANLLQAGNINVVLHVGNKVDIYQALHTDTADIAIAASAPDPALFDYLVLDKEQLWLVMNRLEGREIQDVEITAELLSSYNVVTYDQELPLVRQYFERVFNSHCRSNVVAICPDIRAIASVIRAGVGYSVLPDYLCRDLIKTGELVQLGPAGPENNIYLVWKKGALRHPRIAFAKDILSAFANLNYLAS; this is encoded by the coding sequence ATGTCGCATCTCACTCAACTCAAAACTTTTGTTGAAGTCTATCGTAGTAAAAATATCACCAAAGCAGCCGCCAACCTTGGCATGTCGCAACCCGCCGTAACCTCTCATATTCAGACCATGGAGAGTGTGGTGGGCAAACCCTTATTTGAGCGCCAAGCACGAGGAGTAAAGCCCACAGCCACAGCGCACGATTTGGCATTACAGGTGTCGAGCCATATCGATATTTTAGAACAAAAGGTTGCTTCTATTCGTGCTCGCTCCAATGCCGTATTCGGCACACTGAATATTGCTGGCCCCGCCGAATACTTAAGCCTAGTGTCGGGTCCACAGATCGCCAACTTATTGCAAGCAGGCAACATTAATGTTGTCCTGCATGTGGGTAATAAAGTCGATATTTATCAAGCATTACATACTGATACCGCAGATATTGCGATTGCGGCTTCAGCACCAGATCCTGCTCTTTTTGACTACCTAGTGTTAGACAAAGAGCAGCTATGGTTGGTAATGAACCGTTTAGAAGGGAGAGAAATACAAGATGTAGAGATCACCGCAGAGCTACTCTCCAGCTACAATGTGGTCACTTATGACCAAGAGCTACCACTGGTAAGGCAATACTTTGAGCGAGTATTTAATAGCCATTGCCGTTCCAATGTCGTCGCTATTTGCCCCGATATTCGCGCTATTGCCAGCGTCATTCGTGCTGGTGTTGGCTACTCCGTATTACCCGACTACCTTTGCCGTGACTTAATAAAAACCGGTGAGCTAGTGCAACTAGGGCCAGCCGGGCCTGAGAATAATATTTATTTGGTATGGAAAAAAGGCGCGCTTAGACACCCTCGCATCGCCTTTGCCAAAGATATACTCTCCGCCTTTGCTAACCTTAACTATTTGGCGAGTTAG
- a CDS encoding cytochrome-c peroxidase, which translates to MLSNQSYTSFPWRICFMIWCSLLALQAAANGDLELREIYSQSSEFWPKAHVDEGVVAEEIGLLPDVSFPKQNPFNVAKLFLGEKLFHDPLLSHSKQIACASCHEPELGWADGKKTSFGHNRQRGKRNAPSIENVAFSTSFFWDGRAKTLEQQALLPIQDPIEMNLSLTDMVSRLKQKPEYKTAFSAAFGDNAITALRVGQALATFQRTIVSRRSDFDMFLMAGKQKTEKLRAIYSNAMSDQAIWGMHLFRTKARCMNCHHGPTFSDNQFHSLGLTYYQRKLQDLGRYLFTQDPSDVGKFKTPSLRGVMNTKPWMHNGVFADMEGLLNFYNAGGAKFTKKEEDPLSPETSKLLHPLNLSKKELDALAAFLQAITASPAVGPSPKFTQ; encoded by the coding sequence GTGTTAAGTAATCAAAGCTATACATCTTTCCCATGGCGGATTTGCTTTATGATATGGTGCAGCTTGCTTGCCTTGCAAGCTGCGGCCAATGGTGATCTCGAGTTACGAGAAATTTATAGTCAATCGAGTGAATTTTGGCCGAAAGCACATGTGGATGAAGGGGTTGTTGCTGAAGAGATTGGTCTGTTACCTGATGTCTCATTTCCAAAGCAAAATCCTTTTAATGTTGCAAAGCTGTTTTTAGGTGAGAAACTGTTTCACGACCCTTTATTGTCTCACTCTAAGCAGATTGCTTGTGCCAGCTGTCATGAACCAGAGCTTGGCTGGGCGGATGGCAAAAAAACATCCTTTGGTCATAATCGCCAGCGTGGTAAAAGAAATGCGCCGTCGATTGAAAATGTCGCATTTAGCACATCGTTTTTTTGGGATGGCCGGGCCAAAACGCTTGAGCAGCAGGCATTACTCCCTATTCAGGATCCGATTGAGATGAATTTATCACTCACAGATATGGTGAGCAGGTTAAAGCAAAAGCCTGAGTATAAAACTGCATTTTCCGCAGCATTTGGTGATAACGCCATTACGGCACTGCGAGTTGGGCAAGCACTGGCCACCTTTCAGCGCACAATCGTGTCGAGACGCAGTGATTTTGATATGTTTTTAATGGCTGGCAAGCAAAAAACTGAGAAGCTCAGGGCAATTTACAGTAACGCCATGTCGGATCAGGCAATATGGGGAATGCACCTTTTTCGTACCAAAGCACGATGCATGAATTGTCATCATGGGCCAACATTCTCTGATAATCAGTTTCATAGTCTCGGCCTGACATACTACCAAAGAAAGTTACAAGATTTAGGGCGCTATCTGTTTACCCAAGACCCGTCTGATGTTGGTAAATTTAAAACGCCAAGCCTTCGAGGAGTAATGAATACAAAGCCTTGGATGCATAATGGTGTATTTGCAGATATGGAAGGTTTACTTAATTTTTATAATGCTGGTGGTGCAAAATTTACTAAAAAGGAAGAGGATCCTTTATCTCCAGAAACGTCTAAATTACTGCACCCTCTAAACTTAAGTAAAAAAGAATTGGATGCCTTAGCAGCATTTTTGCAGGCTATAACTGCCTCTCCTGCTGTGGGACCCTCTCCCAAATTTACCCAATAA